GGTACATGCCCGTGGCCCCCACCGTTCCGCGAAGTCCTTTCCAGTCGTGATGGTCCCATACCAGTTCCCCGTTGTAGGTGGTGAGGTTGAGGTTCATCTGGTTCACGGATAAAGCGGAGTTGCGGTCCAGCTCATCGCGGTAGTTGAACTGCCGCGCGAGCACCAGGTTAAGGCGGCCGGCCTCACCGGTGTTCAGGAAGCTTTTGATCTTGAACAGCTCGTGCTCCACGCGCTGGTAAGGCCTGTCGATTTCGTAGCTGAACCCTTCGGTGTATTCCGGCCGGGGCTTCCCCTGCCTGATCACTTCCTCCAGGTCTCCGCGGTTGCCGATATGGGAACCTTCGAATACGCCGAGGCTGGTATTGAACTGGCTGTAAAAGAGTTCCACGCCATAATCCGGCCGTTTCCATCCGGCGGCTACGGAGAAGTTCAGTTCCTCCACGCCGGTGTTATCCAGCCAGTAGTCCGGCGTACGGGTATTCCCGCCTTTGCGTACGGTGCCTTGCAGGCGCCAGCTGAGGCCCGGCACTTCCGGCACCTGTTGTTCCAGGATGGCGGAGACGGCGCCGAGGCGGTTATTGGAAAAACCGGCAAAGTTCACTTCTCCTCCCAGGCCCGGTGTCACGGGCAATGGTTTGGGTTCCGCCAGCACTACACCGCCGATGGCGTCACCGCCATAACGCAGGGAACCGGCGCCTTTGATCACAATGAGCTTGCTGGCGAGGAAAGGGTCCACTTCCGGGGCATGTTCGCTGCCCCATTGCTGGCCTTCCTGCCGGATACCGTTATTGAGAATAAGGATGCGGTTGCTGTGCAGCCCGTTGATGACAGGTTTGGAAACGTTGGGCCCGGTGGTCATGGTAGTGACGCCGTTCACCCGCTTCAGCGCATCGCCCAGGGTGAGGCCACGGGTTTTATCCAGCTCCCGGCCGCTGAGTGTTTCAACGGGGGCGGTGGTCACTTCCTTGGCGGCATGCCCGGTCACCGCTACTTCCTGCAGCCGCGTGATGCTATGCGGCAGGGCAATGTTGCGGCGCTCATCGCGGATGACCTGCCAGGCGATCTCCACCGGAACGCAGCCGATATGGCTTACGCGGACGGTGTAGTTACCCGGACAAAGCCCTTCCAGCAAATAAGCCCCCGAGGCATCGCTCTGCACGGCCTGCCCGGTTTCCTTTACGGTAATGCTGGCGCCGGACAATACCTGCCGGGTTTCTGTATCTGTAATGGTACCGCTTAAACGAATGGTACATTGTGCACTGGCGGATGCTACGAGCAATAGCTGCAACAACGCCCCTGTCAGCGCGATCTTCCTGATCATCATGATGTAAATGAATAAATTGTATAAGTATCCTGTAACGGGTCAGACGGATACGTATGGCGGTGCGCGCAGGGAAAAGTAATACGGGGGATATTGAAAGCGGAGCGCAGGCAGTTCCTGCAGCAGTGCTTTATAAGCGTGCGGTGTGGAGGGGATGGCGATAAGGGGCGCATCCACATACCCTTCGAGGGTCCAGTTAAGCCAGTCGCAATGCTGATGCTGGGTGGAGAATGCCGGGCCGCCGACGGGCGTTGTCATGCAGGTTTCATCCTGCGTGTCCTCATGCCCGGTAAAATGGTGCAGGTAATCCCTCGGCGTGATGTAAAGACAGAACACGCCGAGCAATAGAACAGCTGTTATTTGTTGTACAAGCTTCTTCACCATTGACCGATATCACGGCAAAGATAGTCAAAAACAGCGAATGCAACTGCGTTGCACACTATTTAAGGTGTTTTTAAGCCGGTTTAGCGCACTTTCAGCATGGTTCTCACCTGTTGAGTGACCCCGTTCTGGAAACGGCAGTAATACACGCCGTTGGGCAGCATCTCGCCATCGAAGGTCACCGTATAGGTGCCTGCGGCATGATCGCTGTCCGCCAGGGTACGCAGGAGACGGCCCATGGTATCGAAGACCTGTATGAGGGTATGCCCGCCGCGGGTGGTGTAGGAAACGACCGTTTTGAGGGTGAAGGGGTTCGGGTAGTTGGTCACCAGGTTGATGCCTTCATCCACTCCCGGAACGTTCGTTATTGTTCCGCAGGCCAGGCCGTTCACCAGCGGAAGGCTCTGATAGTTGTTGAGCATGATGGAGTTGAGGTCCGCCGCGGGTACGCAGAACCATTGTTCCAGCAATGAAGCATATACGGAACGGAAATCGTACTGCATGGGAATATTGTCATTCACGGAGGCGGCGTCCGGCATGGTGGGCGTAGCGCCGAGCACCTGCTGGTTCACATAATCCCCGAAAACGATCATGGGAGCCGAAGCGCCATGGTCGGTACCCATACTGCCGTTGGATTTGATGCGCCGGCCGAATTCGGAGAAGGTCATGCCCACTACCCGCTGTGATTTCTTCAGCCCTTTCAGGTCGTCCATAAAGGCTTTGACGGCGGAGGACACACGGCCCAGCAGGGTAGCATGCGTACCGGTGGTGGTATCGCCGCTTTCGGTCTGGCTGGCATGGGTATCAAAACCGCCGATGCTCACCATGTACAGGCGTGTTTTCAGGCCGCCTGCCACGAGGCGGGCAACGATCTTCAGCTGTTCCGCCAGGTTGTTGTTGGCGGGGTACGGCCCCTGGTTGGTCACGCGCGCGGCGGCTATCTTGATAGCATCCGCGAATTTGTTGGTATGTTGCTGTATAAGGCGGATATATTTCAGCTCTTTCCCTGCGCGGGTATCGGGTACGGGATCTTCCACGCCGTTGAGCAGGTTATAAAAATCCGTTGCGCTGGTCACGGCCATGCCCATATTGGTGGCAGGCCCCTGGAATGCAGGGGAAACGATGGAACCGATCTGGATGGCCAGCGGGTCCGGCATGTCCGCATTCGGATAATTGACGGGATAATTGGGATACTCGTAGTTCAGGTATCTTCCGCCCCAGCCGGTAGGCAGCACCTGGTTGGCATCTGAACCGGTGAGCCAGATATCCGTAGCCCGGAAGTGCGAAAAATTGGGAGATGGATATCCCACGCTGTGCAGCAAGGTCACATGCCCTTCGTTGTACATCTGCTGAATGCCGGTCATGGCGGGATGCAGACCGGTTTTCGCATGCCCGGCAAGCCGCAGCACCCGGCCTTCCGGGATGGCAATGTTGCTGCGCGCGGCCTGGTAGTTGCCGTACTGGTCCAGCGGGATCACCATATTCAGACCGTCATTGCCGCCATTCAGCTGGATCATCACCAGCACATGATCATTGTCCGTAGCCGCACCTTCCAGCGCGGCCAGCAGCGGGGAACTCCCGAATGCCTTCACGGAAAAGCCGTTGATGAAAGAGGGCAGTATGGCAGCCGGTGCAGTATATTTGAGGAAATCTCTACGTTTCATAAATAGGTTTTCAATATGATCAGGCTAAATGATATTCGGAGAGGTTCATGATATATTTATACATTTCCCGCAGATGCGTCAGCACGATGTTCCGGTTCATCATATTCGAAGTATCCGCTTTATAGGCGTTCCAGGCGTTGGTCCAGTAATAATCCTGCTCCTGTCCCTGCAGGAGTATCTGATCTTTGAGAAAAGCCTTTGTATTCTCTGAAACCCCCATCCTGTACAGTATTTCCAGCGAGTCATTCACGAGGGCCACGGGGTCCTGGGGATTATCGAGCTGGTCTGCGAACAGGATCGGGTCGATCTGCAGCGTCTGGCCGTTGCGGGTATAACCGGTAGTGATCATCTGGTCCACCAGCATGTTCCGTTTGGGCAGGGTATCTGTATTGATCCACAGCTCATGGAACTGGGGCGCAAGATAATAGGCGTCCCATCCGGATACGCCGGGAGGATCGCCGATGTTCTGCTGCTGCGTACTGGCAGCGGCCTGCAACGCGCTCCACTGGCCGTATGCGGCCGGATAATCCGCAGCGGTAGCCAGCGGCACACCGAATTCCCTGCAAAGGCCTACGGTAAAATCCACCGGGCTTTTGATGAGGCAGGACATGTTCAGCGGATCATAAAAATGCTCGCTCTTCAGCAAGGCTTCCAGCAGCGGCTTGATCTCGTAATTGCTGCTGCGGAAGATCTCCGCCAGCGGTGTGATCACATTGGCTTCGGCGGCGGCGTCTATTTCGTAGTAAATGAAGAACTGGTAGAATCTGCGGCAGATGAATTTGGCCACTTCCTGCTGCTGGAAGATGATGCCCAGCATATCATCCAGCTCCGTAGTGCCTGCTTCCCCGGTTTTCCCCGTGATCACGCGGTTGGAGAACCAGCTGGAAAACTGCTTGTTCTCGATGTCGTGCATCGTGGGATCGAAGTAGGAAGAGATGTTCACTTTATCGATGCGGTAACCGGTGAGCACTCTTGCCCCGGCACGCACATCTTCTTCGGTGTACAGGGATTCGGGGCCTTTGCCGCAGGTGAACAGCTCCAGCAACTCGCGGGAATAGTTCTCATCCGCTGCGCTTTTTTCGTTCAGGTACCCGTTGAGGTACACCAGCATGGCAGGGTCCAGCGTTACCGCTTTCGTCATCGCCCTGAAGTTGCCCAGTGCGTGACTGCGCAGCATGGCGTTATGCTTGTACATGAAACGGGCATCCTGTATGGTCTGTGTTTCGGTAGCGAAGTGATTATGCCAGAAGAGTACCAGCTTTTCATGCATGGTCCTTTCCTGGTTGAGCATGAGGCCGGTCCACCAGGCCTTATAGGAAGCGCGGCGTTTATCGTTCAGCTCTTCGTCTCCTTCGGGAGCCAGCACCCAGGGCGCTCCGGCCGGTACGCCGGTAGGATCGATATAGGCGCCAACGTTATAATTATTGACAGGAGGAGCGGGATCAACGGAATTGGGTTGCAGCAGTGCATCCACGGCGTCTTCCATCGTCATGCCTTCGAAATGCCTGATATCTGCGGGCGCGGCGCCGAACATGGCGCGTTTCAGCAAATGCACGACCTGCGCCTTGCCCCATTCTCCGGTATATGGGCTGATGCCGGTACGGGTACGGCCATAGTTCACTTTCACCGTTTTCTTGCGGGAAGGGGCTAGTGTTAAGAAGTCTCTACGATCCATTGTGATACGGTTATGACTTTAAGGTTTGTGTCAAGCTGTTACCTGGTTGATATCTTACAACGATAATAACATTACAGGGCATTTCAGGCAAAAGCCGGTTTTCCAGGAAGCAAATTAGTAAAAAGTTTAATTCAATTATATTATTTTATATGAAATGTCGTTGTCGGCGGTTTATCAGGGGGTTAGGCAGGGCTGTTTGAAAAAAAGGGGCGCGTCAGCCTTGCGACGCACCCCAAAATTGCTGATTATCAGAAGTTGACCTCTTAAGCGAGATTTTCGATGACGCCTGCAATGCCCTGTCCACCACCTACGCAGGCGGTGACGATGCCGTACTTCTTCTTCAGGCGCTGCATGTCGTTGAGCAACTGGATGGTGAGTTTGGCGCCGGTGCATCCGAGGGGATGGCCGAGCGCAATGGCTCCGCCGTTGATATTCACGGCTTCCGGGTCCAGCCCCAGTTCGCGGATCACGGCGATGGACTGGGAAGCGAATGCTTCGTTCAGTTCCACCAGGTCGATATCCTTGAGGGACTTTCCGGCGATCTTCAGGGCTTTGGGCACGGCGGCAATGGGACCTACGCCCATGATGCGGGGATGTACGCCCGCGGATACGCAGGATACCAGCCGCCCGATCGGCTGAAGGTTCAGCTCTTTCATCATCCGTTCACTCATCACTACCACAAAGGCGGCGCCATCACTGGTCTGTGAGGAATTACCGGCGGTTACTGATCCTCCGGCGGCAAATACGGGCCGCAATTTGGCCAGCGCTTCGGGAGAGGTGTCTGCCCGCGGCCCTTCATCCGTATCCACGGTGAAGGTGCGCGTATCTTTCTTCCCCTTTTCATTGAGATATACTTCTTCTACCGATATCGGCAGAATACCCTGTTTAAAATATCCTTTGCTGATGGCGTTGATGGCCCGTTGGTGGGACTGGTACGCAAAACTGTCCTGCTCCTCGCGGCTCACTTTAAACTCCTTTGCCACGGCTTCCGCCGTGAGGCCCATGCTGAGGTAATAGTCCGGCGTAACGCTGGTCACATTATAGTTCGGCACGGTTTTCCAGCCGGCTACCGGCACCAGGCTCATGCTTTCCGTACCGCCTGCAATGATGCATTCCGCCTGCCCCGTCCGTATCTTGGCCGTTGCAATGGCAATGGTCTCCAGGCCGGAGGCGCAATACCGGTTAACGGTCATGCCCGGTACATCAATGCCCAATGCGCGCACGGAGATCATCCTCCCGATCTGCAAACCCTGCTCCGCTTCCGGCACGGCATTCCCTACAATAAGGTCATCCACCCGCTGCGGTTCCAGCTGCGGGATGGTCTTCAGCAAACCGGTGATCACATCCACGGCCAGATCATCCGGCCGGTAAAAGCGGAACCCGCCCCTTTTCGATTTCGTTACTGCCGTCCGGTATCCTGCCACTATATAAGCATCCTGCATGGTTCTGTCATTTGGTGTTGATCAAATTTAAGGAATTTCATTACTTCTACCTTATCATAACACAACCAATTGATTTGTAATACACTACAGGGTTTCCGAAGTCCCGTCCGGCAGTCCTTGTTATTTTTCAGCTGATCTGACACCCGTCTACCGGATCATTCAACCTGCACTCGTTATTTTCTAGCTGATCTGACACCCATCTACCGGATCATTCAACCTGCAGTCCTCGTCATTTTTCCCCTGATCCGTTCAACAATTCCAGTATCCCTTCATTCCTGATGATCATCATCCCCTGCCGGTCTTCCGTAATACCCGCCTGCAACCTGTAAGTATATCGCGGATGCACGCCTTCCATGATGGTGGGCATAAAAGCAAACCGGATATTGTCATATTCCTTCAATGCCTCCCCTACTTCTATGATATGGGTGGAAACAATAAACAAACATTCCCTGTAACCGGAAAAACCTTCTGTTACGGCCAGCGTTCCGTCATATGCATCCTTTACATTCGTGCCTTTGAATAACTCGTCAAACATCAACAGCAGCTTTTTCCCGCTGGCAGCTGCCAGCGCGGCCTGTTTTACCCGCACTACCTCCGCGTAAAAATGGCTGTACCCCAGCCCGATATTATCCGCCACATTGATAGAGGAATACAGGCCTTCCCGTACTGAAAATTCCATCTTCGTTGCGGCGACGGGAAAGCCCATATGCGCCAGGTAAAACCCGATGCCTATCGATTTCATCAGCGTGGATTTACCGGCCATATTGGCCCCGGTAAGGAACAGCACATTGGCGCTCTGCTGCATCGTGACATCGTTGCCTACACCATGAGCGAGGCAAGGATGAGAAAGGTTCCTGGCGGAAAGCACATTCGCTTCAGCAGGCAGCGCCACCGCATAACCAAAGTTCTTTTCAGCGGCTACCCCGCTGACAGCGATGTACACATCCGTTTCATAAATGAAGGCCAATACGGCTTCCATTTTCGTCCGGAGCTTTCCCTTGAGCAAATAGTCGTAATACGACAAGGTTTTTACGGGGATGGACCGGTATATGTCCATATCGGCCAGCTGCCCTGCATGGCTGTCTTCCAGGATGCCCTGTATGGCCGCGACATTTGCGGCATAAGGTCCCGGCACATTGCGGAGCGTTCTTGCAAAGGCCCGGCATTTGTTCAGGGTGATGATCGTAGCATGCATCCGCTGGATCATTTCCTTGTACCTTTCATCTCTCGTGAGCGATGCCAGCGATTTTTTGACGAATATACCGGCCAGGGTGAGCGCGGCGCTTTTGCTCCCGCCGGCATCCAGGTACTCGTGCATCAGGGTCACCTGCTGCGCATCAAAGGGAAAAGCAAGCCCCGCCTGCTGAAAAAAATGGAATATCCTGCTGCGGTTGTTGATGTCTTCACTATTGCCCAGCGGGTGGCGGAACATTTTATCGAGCAACTGCTCTCCACCGCGTGTTTTCGTGCGATTAAACAAATGATATACGGAACCCTGACGGAATTTGCCCATCAGGTTCAGTTCATCAAGGGTTTGTTTGTCTATATTAAAACTCATATGCTGATCAGTATTAGCGTATCTTATTCAGTTTTCCCCTTCGTTTATCACCCGTTCGCCGGCTTTGCGTTCTGCCTGTTCGCCCCCGTTTGCATCCCCTCCCGGAGTATGTCCAGTATCCCTTCATTCCTGATGATGATCATGCCGTGCCGGTCGTCCGTAATACCGCGCTCCAGCTTATACGTGTACGTGGGTTTATGGCCGTTCATTTTAGTGGGCATATACAGAAAAGCGATGTTCTGCAGCTGTTGCAGCGCTTCCCCTGCCTCCACAATATGGGAGGAGACGATGAATATGCTGTTGCGCTTTCCGGCAAATCCTTTGATAACGGCTACGGTAGCTTCATGCGCATCTTTTACATTGGTGCCGCGGAACAATTCATCAAAAAGGATGAACAGCGATTTGCCGCTGCTTAATTCGGTGGCCATTTTTTTCACCCTTGTTACTTCCGCATAAAAATGGCTGGCCCCGATACCCAGGTTATCCGGCAGGTTGATGGTGGTGTAGATGCCGTCCATGACCGAAAATTCCATGGCGGTTGCCGCTACGGGAAATCCCATGTGCGCCACATACAAGGCTGAGCTGATGGCGCGGAGGAAAGTGGATTTGCCGGCCATATTGGCGCCGGTCAGAAATATGACGTTGGATGAAGGGTCGATGGAAATGTTATTGCCTACAGGCTGCTCCAGTCCCGGATAGTACACGCCTTCCAGGGTAAGCAGGCACTGCCCTTTATCCAGTGCGCGCGGAAAAACGAACTTTCTTTCGATCGCTGTTTGTGCCACGGACATATATACGTCCAGCGCATAGATGTACTTCAGCAGTTTTCCGATCTTGTTCCTTTCACTATTCCGGAACAATGCATCATAGGCCGTAATGGCCGCATAGGAAGGTTTTTCCTTTTCCGGCAAGCGAAGGACCGGCTCAAATGCGGGATATGACAGGAGATTGACGATGCTGTTGTACTCCGTTGAATAAGGCGCTATTTTCCCCAGATCACTGTTCTCCATAAACGCCTTTGTTATCCTGACAAGGTCAATTATCCCGGTAACGCCGTTCTGTATTTCCTTTTCGCCCAATGCTGACCGGCTGTTTGTTGTGCCGGTGGCATCCGTACCATTCAACAGGTATTTCTCCACCACATCAAATAATGACCCGTTGTATGGAAAAGGAATATTCAGCCGGGCAAAGTTGGCTATGATGCTGCTGCGCCGGTTAATTTCTTCCTTGTCTGACAATGGGTTGCGGAACATTTCTTCCAGCAGGGACTCGCCGCCGCGGGTATGGGTGCGGTTGTAGATATCATAAATGCTGCTGGTGTCATGCCTGCCAAAAATCCCTAAATCGCCAATGGTCTGTTCATCTGTATGCAAAGCCATCTTGTCGTTTTTTTAAGTAAGCCCCCGCCGGGGGATAAACCAATATACTACCCTGAACGCTTTAACGCAGCGCCTGCTTATTTTCTTTTTCTCCTGATGAGCAATATCGTCCCCAACAAGAGAATGATGCCCGGCAGTACCCATACGTAAATGATCTTCAGCACAGCTGCGAATTTCCCTCCTATCAGCAGCAGGTTGTCTTTGGCCGGCGCCCGGGGCGTGTAAATAGGAAATCTGTTCTCATCCAGCCAGCTGTAGATAGAGGTGGTAAAATAGGAATTATACCTTCTCAGGTTGCTGGCAAAATCCGCATCGCTGCAAACCACGATGCGCTGTTCTTTCCCGGCTATCTTCCGGGTCAGTTGTATAGCGGTAGGAAAGCTGGCTTTTATGTCACCCTCCTGCGGGCTGAATACCGGGGCGGTGGAATCGACGACCAGCGCACCCATTTTCAACCAGGTCCTTTGTTCCAGCGTATGCGCCAGTTGCTGCACCGCAAATCCGCTGTCGGTCGTATAGGCAATGCCGGTAACGCCGGGCATCAGCATAGCCAGTGTGTCTCTTCCGAAAAAGTTCAGCGTGGGGTCCGCTTCCTTTTCTTTCCGCAGGTTCCTTATTGCCAGCAGCATATTGTCATCGGACAGGTTGATGCCGGTTTCGGTCACAATAGGCGATACCATGTGCGGCATCTCGTTCTCGCTGACCTGTACAATGTTACCCGGCAGCAGCCGGACTCCCAGCGGTTTCAGCACAGGATTCAGCACCGCCTGTTTTTGGGGCTCTCCCATGATGAACATATTGCCGCCCTTGTCTATATACTTCCTGATCTTGTCCAGCGCAACGGGACTCAGCTCCCTTTTGGGATCGGCCAGCACCAGGATCGAAACGTCTGCCGGAATATCATGATCGTCCAGCGAAACCGTATCGATATTAAACCCGCTGTTGATCAGCGAATGCCGGTTGGTTTTATCCGATGTCATGAATTCATACTCCCTTTCTCCGGATTTATAAGCAGATCGCTCTAGGTTGCCGGTGACATATACTGCTTTGGGCAGATCTGCCTGCAGCAACCGTTTGAACGAGGCGGACACATTCGTTTCGTTCGGCCAGAATTCCGTATCCGGGAAAGTCCGCAGAAACTCCATACGCCCTTTGTATTTGAGCAGCATGATCGTTTTCAGGTTTTCAGGCTTCAGGTCAATTACTTTCCGCATTTCCTCCGGAGACATAAAATCCGCTATATCCACGCCGTACAGGTCGGCTATCCTTTCGGCGATCTCTTTGGTGGTCTTGTTCGGGAATCTTTGATGCAGGGACGGGCCCATCAGCTTTTCATCATAATCATAATAATATTTGTAGCTGAATTTGATATCAGGTTTGAAGCGCACGTATTTTTCCCACAGATAGTTCAGGTACACATTCCGTTGCTCGGGGAGCGCATTTGTGGCAGCGGTCTCCAGGAGATTTGCGCACAACACCACTTCCAGCGGCTCATCCCGCCCCAGCTCTTTGATGACCGCTTGTATGCGTGGATGTATGGTATTCGCGTCATTGGAAGTAGCGTCCCAGTACAGGGTGTAACGCGGCCGTGAGCTGACATACCCGATGGCCAGTGCTATAGCCAGCACGGTGAGATATTGGGACGCTCTGACATACCAGCGTTTCGACTCCCGTCCGGACCGGAGCTTGATCAGCGTAAAGCTCACGAACATACCGATCACCACCAGGAAGTATATGATATCCTTTGTTGTGATCAGCCCCAGCAACATCTTATCCGTCCGGCCCATCAGGGAAAGGAACCAGGTCAGGTCGCGGATAAAATCATATTTCTGCCAAAGCCCGCTGATATACGTGAGCACCAGGATGATCGAAAAAGTACTGATGGCGGACACGATCTGGTAAGTGGTAAGACTGCTCATGAAAAGCCCGATGGCCGAGTAAGCGCATATCAGCAGGAAGAACCCGAGGGTAGCGGAAAGCAGCACCCCGTATTCGATATTATTGGTGATAAAAGCCGCGGTGACCATGAAAATACCCACAATACATAACAGCAGCAGGTTATACATGATCACGGCCAGGTATTTTCCCAAAACGATCTGCCGGATGGTAACGGGTGAAGAGTATAACAGCTTGATGGTGCCGTTGTTGATCTCCCTGCTGACGATCCCCATCGTGAGCAGCGGAACGAACAGGTACAAATTCCGCAGTATGTGCGAGAACAGGGCACCGGGATCAGTGAACAATATGCGGGTGAAGGAGTTCTGTCCTCCCCAGTTCCTGAAATTGGGATCGCTCTCCCTGAATATGTCCTGTGCATGGGCAATGGGATACAGGAGGCTGGAATACACGATGGCGCATTGCACCAGGAATACGATCATTAAAAACCAGGCAACCGGGGAGTAAAAAAGATTGCGCAGTTCATTCTTTGTTATCTTGAAGATGATGTTCATGTAGAAAAATTTGAAATCAAAAATGCGGTCAATTCGCGCGGCCTTATGAATTGGAGGAAAGCTGTTTGAAGGTGTCGTCCAGCAGCCTTTTTTCAAGGCTCAGCTCTCTCAGGCGCCAGTTGTGCTGTACGCTGGCAGCCACCAGCCGTTCGGATATTCCCAGGTCGCCGTCAAAATCAACCCGCAGTTCTTTCTGGCTTAAAAATGTTACCCCTGTAACGCCCTGCATACCCAGCAGCGCTTCTTTGGAAGGCGGGTTTTCCATCTTCAGGATAATGCTCTGCGGCTGCAGGTAATTGTCAAAAGCATCCATGGTGTCTGCAAATACGATCCTCCCGGATGCGATCATGATGATGTCCTTGCAAAGCAGGTTAATTTCTGAAAGGATGTGTGAGGAGAGCAG
This genomic stretch from Chitinophaga sp. XS-30 harbors:
- a CDS encoding Gldg family protein — translated: MNIIFKITKNELRNLFYSPVAWFLMIVFLVQCAIVYSSLLYPIAHAQDIFRESDPNFRNWGGQNSFTRILFTDPGALFSHILRNLYLFVPLLTMGIVSREINNGTIKLLYSSPVTIRQIVLGKYLAVIMYNLLLLCIVGIFMVTAAFITNNIEYGVLLSATLGFFLLICAYSAIGLFMSSLTTYQIVSAISTFSIILVLTYISGLWQKYDFIRDLTWFLSLMGRTDKMLLGLITTKDIIYFLVVIGMFVSFTLIKLRSGRESKRWYVRASQYLTVLAIALAIGYVSSRPRYTLYWDATSNDANTIHPRIQAVIKELGRDEPLEVVLCANLLETAATNALPEQRNVYLNYLWEKYVRFKPDIKFSYKYYYDYDEKLMGPSLHQRFPNKTTKEIAERIADLYGVDIADFMSPEEMRKVIDLKPENLKTIMLLKYKGRMEFLRTFPDTEFWPNETNVSASFKRLLQADLPKAVYVTGNLERSAYKSGEREYEFMTSDKTNRHSLINSGFNIDTVSLDDHDIPADVSILVLADPKRELSPVALDKIRKYIDKGGNMFIMGEPQKQAVLNPVLKPLGVRLLPGNIVQVSENEMPHMVSPIVTETGINLSDDNMLLAIRNLRKEKEADPTLNFFGRDTLAMLMPGVTGIAYTTDSGFAVQQLAHTLEQRTWLKMGALVVDSTAPVFSPQEGDIKASFPTAIQLTRKIAGKEQRIVVCSDADFASNLRRYNSYFTTSIYSWLDENRFPIYTPRAPAKDNLLLIGGKFAAVLKIIYVWVLPGIILLLGTILLIRRKRK